The Kitasatospora setae KM-6054 genome contains a region encoding:
- a CDS encoding HIT family protein → MEDCYACAREGEFERLPAYQRIAVDEHWRVVHAVDCALPGWLVLLPRRHLESMAELTDAEAASLGVWQVRLARALEAVTGCRKAYVAQFGEAAGFAHLHFHVVPRAAELPEGSRGPRVFGMLRAGERAVPVERMDALAGELAAALRG, encoded by the coding sequence GTGGAGGATTGTTACGCGTGTGCCCGGGAGGGCGAGTTCGAGCGGTTGCCGGCGTACCAGCGGATCGCGGTGGACGAGCACTGGCGGGTGGTGCACGCGGTGGATTGCGCGTTGCCGGGGTGGCTGGTGCTGCTGCCCCGGCGGCACCTGGAGTCGATGGCGGAGCTGACGGACGCGGAGGCGGCCTCGCTGGGCGTGTGGCAGGTCCGGCTGGCGCGGGCGCTGGAGGCGGTGACGGGGTGCCGGAAGGCGTACGTGGCGCAGTTCGGGGAGGCGGCGGGGTTCGCGCACCTGCATTTCCACGTGGTGCCGCGCGCGGCGGAGCTGCCGGAGGGGTCGCGGGGGCCGCGGGTGTTCGGGATGCTGCGGGCGGGGGAGCGGGCGGTGCCGGTGGAGCGGATGGACGCGTTGGCGGGGGAGTTGGCGGCGGCGCTGCGGGGGTGA
- a CDS encoding RDD family protein gives MSTSDPSGTEPEEGGRPSFGKQPPPSGAPHDTPPGYGGQYGSPAGSGSPYDSRPPGDQPPGNQPPGYGPPPGGPGGPGDPYGSPYGAPGPGPVPGMPALGGWGARIVARVVDYLMVQVIALLVLLPFLHFDQQSGWIGSFWFSCALYLVYEGLMLSRDGQTLGKKLMKIRVAMLADGARPSPAAAWSRTATFIVPALICCGGLWWIVDGLFGVFDKPYRQCVHDKAAKTVVVSTA, from the coding sequence ATGAGCACCAGTGACCCCTCCGGAACCGAGCCGGAGGAGGGCGGACGTCCTTCCTTCGGCAAGCAGCCACCACCGTCGGGCGCCCCGCACGACACCCCGCCCGGCTACGGCGGTCAGTACGGTTCGCCGGCCGGCTCGGGCTCCCCGTACGACAGCCGGCCCCCCGGCGACCAGCCGCCCGGCAACCAGCCGCCCGGCTACGGCCCGCCCCCCGGGGGGCCAGGAGGCCCCGGCGATCCGTACGGCTCGCCCTACGGCGCCCCCGGGCCCGGCCCCGTCCCCGGGATGCCCGCGCTCGGCGGCTGGGGCGCGCGGATCGTCGCCCGGGTGGTCGACTACCTGATGGTGCAGGTGATCGCGCTCCTGGTGCTGCTCCCGTTCCTGCACTTCGACCAGCAGAGCGGCTGGATCGGCTCGTTCTGGTTCAGCTGCGCGCTCTACCTGGTCTACGAGGGCCTGATGCTCAGCCGGGACGGACAGACCCTCGGCAAGAAGCTGATGAAGATCCGGGTCGCGATGCTCGCCGACGGCGCCCGCCCCAGCCCCGCCGCGGCCTGGAGCCGCACCGCCACCTTCATCGTCCCCGCGCTGATCTGCTGCGGCGGCCTGTGGTGGATCGTCGACGGCCTCTTCGGCGTCTTCGACAAGCCCTACCGCCAGTGCGTGCACGACAAGGCGGCCAAGACCGTGGTGGTCTCGACCGCCTGA
- a CDS encoding endonuclease V, which produces MTVPADWPTTAEAARAEQERLRHLVIPEGPEPPYRPGTLIAGVDVAYDDERDVVAAAAVLLDYTTLEVVEQATAVGRVAFPYLPGLLAFRELPAVLDALARLTRTPDLVVCDGYGLAHPRRLGLASHLGVHTGLPTLGIAKNPFTFTHQPPGPHRGDWTPLLDGPDPVGRALRTRQHVKPVFLSTGHRIGLPEATTVTLALTPTYRLPETTRRADALCRQALAATAPTP; this is translated from the coding sequence ATGACCGTCCCCGCCGACTGGCCCACCACCGCCGAGGCCGCCCGCGCCGAACAGGAGCGCCTGCGCCACCTGGTCATCCCCGAGGGGCCCGAACCCCCGTACCGCCCCGGCACGTTGATCGCCGGCGTCGACGTCGCCTACGACGACGAACGCGACGTCGTCGCCGCCGCGGCCGTCCTCCTCGACTACACCACCCTCGAAGTCGTCGAACAGGCCACCGCCGTCGGCCGGGTCGCCTTCCCTTACCTCCCCGGCCTGCTCGCCTTCCGCGAACTCCCCGCCGTCCTCGACGCCCTCGCCCGCCTCACCCGCACCCCCGACCTCGTCGTCTGCGACGGCTACGGCCTCGCCCACCCCCGCCGCCTCGGCCTCGCCAGCCACCTCGGCGTCCACACCGGCCTCCCCACCCTCGGCATCGCCAAGAACCCCTTCACCTTCACCCACCAGCCCCCCGGCCCCCACCGCGGCGACTGGACCCCCCTCCTCGACGGCCCCGACCCCGTCGGCCGCGCCCTCCGCACCCGCCAACACGTCAAACCCGTCTTCCTCTCCACCGGCCACCGCATCGGCCTCCCCGAAGCCACCACCGTCACCCTCGCCCTCACCCCCACCTACCGCCTCCCCGAAACCACCCGCCGAGCCGACGCCCTCTGCCGCCAAGCCCTCGCCGCCACCGCCCCCACCCCCTGA
- a CDS encoding RDD family protein: protein MTDRPSTAGSTLGATLAGEAGSPGYYPDPSVPGFIRYWAGHAWVPGTSRPAPGPGEPLDPPRFVARYLTAPPYTLPPGLVPAPGAPVAALVETGPIYLDETGAQAVFSMAAHPASPEPSAEVGPGAGGGGGESEPGPESEPGPEPGAAGELAVRPRTEMAALRPVEAAPWAVAGNGLQPVAVESWATAAALHLGAGGVPAGAVVAPRKGREGRERREAGDARVAREVAAAARPLELPAPASEPDPLTAFEPEPEPESGPAVSEAGRVSVPRPAQPLGGTPWHGAAEGSVGLSAGAPEALFEPLGPEPVPEPAADPGSGWRADPQAQRGLMETGGAPRWVSWGVEPEPEPVAASESVSESASVSGSAEPAVAAPERSAPEAERPGREPRAAHVTSERVRPPRAAETSAPAAATRKRRAAAPAPVPAGVGARALAWLVDGAVATVVAAAVAVPLVGAVRAHVQQKIDQAAQAASMTGRQHRVWLLDGMVLGRIGVLLGVLLVFGLLYQVLPVSRTGQTFGKRLARVRVVAAGGTGDGSAAGAPGFGRSLVRWLARGLGTAVLLGPLAALLDRPARRGWHDRLARTRVVRAERG, encoded by the coding sequence ATGACGGACCGGCCCTCCACCGCAGGCTCGACCCTCGGCGCGACCCTGGCCGGGGAAGCCGGATCGCCCGGCTACTACCCCGACCCCTCGGTGCCCGGCTTCATCCGCTACTGGGCCGGCCACGCCTGGGTCCCCGGCACCAGCCGGCCCGCCCCCGGCCCCGGCGAACCGCTCGACCCGCCGCGCTTCGTCGCCCGCTACCTCACCGCCCCGCCCTACACCCTGCCGCCCGGCCTCGTCCCCGCGCCCGGCGCGCCCGTGGCCGCCCTGGTCGAGACCGGCCCCATCTACCTGGACGAGACCGGCGCCCAGGCCGTCTTCAGCATGGCCGCCCACCCCGCCAGTCCGGAGCCGTCGGCCGAGGTCGGTCCCGGGGCCGGGGGCGGGGGCGGCGAATCGGAGCCGGGGCCCGAGTCGGAGCCGGGGCCCGAGCCCGGGGCCGCCGGGGAGCTGGCCGTCCGCCCGCGCACCGAGATGGCGGCGCTGCGCCCCGTCGAGGCGGCGCCCTGGGCGGTCGCCGGGAACGGGCTGCAGCCGGTCGCGGTCGAGTCCTGGGCCACCGCCGCCGCGCTGCACCTCGGCGCCGGCGGCGTGCCGGCCGGAGCGGTCGTCGCGCCGCGCAAGGGGCGGGAGGGACGGGAGCGGCGGGAGGCCGGGGACGCCCGGGTGGCCCGGGAGGTGGCGGCGGCGGCCCGGCCGCTGGAACTGCCCGCGCCCGCGTCGGAGCCGGACCCCCTGACAGCCTTCGAGCCGGAGCCGGAGCCGGAGTCCGGACCGGCGGTGTCCGAGGCCGGGCGGGTCTCCGTGCCCCGGCCCGCGCAGCCGCTCGGCGGGACGCCCTGGCACGGGGCGGCCGAGGGCTCGGTGGGCCTGTCCGCCGGCGCGCCGGAGGCGCTGTTCGAACCGCTGGGCCCGGAGCCGGTGCCCGAGCCGGCGGCCGACCCCGGTTCGGGCTGGCGGGCCGACCCGCAGGCCCAGCGCGGGCTGATGGAGACCGGCGGCGCCCCGCGCTGGGTGTCCTGGGGCGTCGAGCCCGAACCGGAGCCGGTGGCCGCGTCCGAGTCCGTGTCCGAGTCCGCGTCCGTGTCCGGATCGGCGGAGCCGGCTGTCGCGGCCCCGGAGCGCAGCGCACCCGAGGCCGAGCGCCCCGGACGGGAGCCGCGGGCGGCGCACGTCACCAGCGAGCGGGTCCGCCCGCCGCGCGCCGCCGAGACGTCCGCCCCCGCCGCCGCCACCCGGAAGCGGCGCGCGGCGGCCCCGGCACCCGTACCGGCCGGGGTGGGCGCCCGGGCGCTCGCGTGGCTGGTGGACGGGGCGGTCGCGACGGTGGTCGCCGCGGCCGTCGCGGTGCCGTTGGTCGGCGCGGTGCGGGCGCACGTCCAGCAGAAGATCGACCAGGCCGCGCAGGCCGCCAGCATGACCGGCCGTCAGCACCGGGTGTGGCTGCTGGACGGGATGGTGCTGGGTCGGATCGGCGTGCTGCTCGGGGTGCTGCTGGTCTTCGGACTGCTCTACCAGGTGCTGCCGGTCAGCCGGACCGGCCAGACCTTCGGCAAGCGGCTGGCCCGGGTCCGGGTGGTCGCCGCCGGCGGCACGGGTGACGGGTCCGCCGCCGGTGCGCCCGGCTTCGGCCGTTCGCTGGTGCGCTGGCTGGCGCGCGGCCTGGGCACCGCCGTCCTGCTCGGCCCGCTCGCCGCCCTGCTGGACCGTCCGGCCCGGCGCGGCTGGCACGACCGGCTGGCGCGGACCAGGGTGGTACGGGCCGAACGAGGCTGA
- the mycP gene encoding type VII secretion-associated serine protease mycosin produces MTTSRSVRGLAALAAGTLLWGISTGPAAADNIRQNQWVLEKYDMAAKVWPLTQGEGVTVAVIDSGVDASHPDLAGQVLPGLDLTPSGGDGRSDTEGHGTAMASDIAGHGHGDNAGVMGLAPKAKILPIKVTLGGADFKGLDHETDLGDAIRFAVDHGAKVINMSLGSNSISDKGYREGIEYAIQKDVVLVAATGNIAGVAPSYPASFPGVVAVTGIKRNGDPWEKSSTGPQVTLAAPAEEIYNASPGNQYSKANGTSDSAAFVSAIAALVRSKYPNLSAGQVINRMIKSAYQPDGKGPFPNDKYGYGIASPSGALAANPAVDNGSKQNPLLNRAEPDPNVMGGTSAAPSAPASKPASGAVKSPAAGGNSAAPQASGEAEGKSGSGVLIAVGGGVVGLIVVVLVVVLVRRSKKGNGGGGPGGPGGPGGPGGAGGPGGAGYGYQQPPVGYGYPQQGQQSSGYPQQQGGQPSYPVQPPAGGIPIRGEGAGGRSVEG; encoded by the coding sequence TTGACGACCAGCCGATCCGTACGCGGCCTGGCCGCGCTTGCTGCGGGAACTCTGCTGTGGGGCATCAGTACCGGGCCTGCTGCGGCGGACAACATCCGCCAGAACCAGTGGGTACTGGAAAAGTACGACATGGCGGCGAAGGTGTGGCCTCTCACCCAGGGTGAGGGAGTGACCGTGGCCGTCATCGACTCCGGTGTCGACGCGAGTCACCCCGACCTTGCGGGACAGGTGCTTCCTGGCCTTGATCTCACTCCCTCCGGTGGAGACGGGCGATCTGACACCGAAGGCCATGGCACTGCAATGGCTTCCGACATCGCCGGGCATGGGCACGGTGACAACGCCGGTGTCATGGGGCTCGCGCCCAAGGCCAAAATCCTCCCCATCAAGGTCACCCTGGGAGGGGCGGATTTCAAGGGACTTGACCATGAGACGGATCTCGGTGATGCCATCCGCTTCGCGGTTGATCACGGGGCCAAGGTCATCAACATGTCCCTCGGATCGAACTCGATAAGCGACAAGGGGTATCGGGAGGGGATCGAGTACGCCATCCAAAAGGACGTCGTACTCGTGGCCGCTACCGGCAACATCGCCGGAGTGGCACCCAGTTACCCTGCGAGCTTCCCGGGAGTGGTGGCCGTAACGGGCATCAAGCGGAACGGCGACCCGTGGGAGAAGTCGAGCACCGGACCCCAGGTGACCTTGGCGGCTCCGGCCGAGGAAATCTACAACGCCTCACCCGGTAACCAGTACAGCAAGGCCAACGGTACGTCGGATTCTGCGGCTTTCGTGTCTGCTATCGCCGCCCTGGTGCGCTCCAAGTATCCGAACCTGTCGGCCGGGCAGGTCATCAATCGGATGATCAAGAGTGCCTATCAGCCGGATGGAAAGGGGCCGTTTCCGAACGACAAGTACGGTTACGGCATCGCCTCTCCGTCCGGTGCGCTGGCTGCCAATCCGGCAGTGGACAACGGGTCGAAGCAGAACCCGCTGCTGAACCGGGCGGAGCCGGACCCGAATGTCATGGGTGGTACTTCGGCCGCGCCGTCCGCGCCCGCTTCGAAGCCGGCCTCCGGTGCTGTGAAGTCGCCTGCGGCCGGGGGGAATTCGGCTGCGCCGCAGGCGAGTGGGGAGGCGGAGGGCAAGAGTGGCAGTGGGGTGCTGATCGCGGTCGGTGGTGGGGTTGTCGGTCTGATCGTGGTCGTGTTGGTTGTCGTTCTGGTGCGTCGTTCCAAGAAGGGCAATGGGGGCGGGGGGCCTGGTGGTCCCGGTGGCCCGGGGGGGCCTGGTGGTGCTGGGGGGCCGGGTGGGGCTGGGTACGGGTACCAGCAGCCGCCGGTCGGGTATGGGTATCCGCAGCAGGGGCAGCAGTCGTCGGGGTATCCGCAGCAGCAGGGTGGGCAGCCTTCGTATCCGGTGCAGCCGCCGGCTGGGGGAATCCCTATCAGGGGTGAGGGGGCCGGTGGTCGGTCGGTGGAGGGGTGA
- a CDS encoding glycosyltransferase 87 family protein: MSTVQAERGTPPGSPGRPPVPAWRRALTAPGRQVAAAADALRAAPRRPLLLAGALALLSLLVYAVVRHFVHTSMVDMIVYRAEGSAVAKGEDLYALRVTQWNLPATYPPFAAMLFVPTTWFGVPFLRVAVTAGNLLLLGTLAHLSFKLVGWPRRDLRPIGIVLITGLGVWLEPVFTTLRYGQINLALACLILWDLTRPDSARSKGLAIGIAAGIKLTPGLFAVYLLITGRVRAAFVAAGTFVGTFLIGALVLPDATRGFWTKYMFDSSRVGSTVIVDNQSLRGLIARQMHVANPGTVASVLGVLVAGAGLSVAVWAHRSARWSPRADAWSVCTALVTAVLVSPISWTHHWVWCVPVLVLLAAEAAHEQSRPAAVRRLRWRPIFGLTLVGFLSFSMWVVPHKGDLDLHLSVLKQFPAGVYPLIGLCFLAAAALRIRSRRLAAGAPLVRVPAPRAEADGIASAGAQKAPAAR, from the coding sequence GTGAGCACGGTGCAAGCGGAACGCGGCACGCCCCCCGGCAGCCCCGGCCGGCCGCCCGTCCCGGCCTGGCGGCGCGCCCTGACCGCCCCCGGCCGGCAGGTCGCCGCCGCCGCCGACGCCCTGCGCGCCGCCCCCCGGCGCCCGCTGCTGCTGGCCGGCGCGCTCGCCCTGCTCTCGCTGCTCGTCTACGCGGTCGTCCGGCACTTCGTCCACACCTCGATGGTCGACATGATCGTCTACCGGGCCGAGGGCTCCGCCGTCGCGAAGGGCGAGGACCTGTACGCGCTGCGGGTCACCCAGTGGAACCTGCCCGCGACCTACCCGCCGTTCGCCGCGATGCTGTTCGTGCCGACCACCTGGTTCGGCGTGCCCTTCCTGCGGGTCGCCGTCACCGCCGGGAACCTGCTGCTGCTCGGCACCCTCGCCCACCTCTCCTTCAAGCTGGTCGGCTGGCCGCGCCGCGACCTGCGGCCGATCGGCATCGTGCTGATCACCGGCCTCGGCGTCTGGCTGGAGCCGGTCTTCACCACCCTGCGCTACGGCCAGATCAACCTCGCGCTGGCCTGCCTGATCCTCTGGGACCTCACCCGCCCCGACTCCGCCCGCAGCAAGGGCCTCGCGATCGGCATCGCCGCCGGCATCAAGCTCACCCCCGGCCTGTTCGCCGTCTACCTGCTGATCACCGGCCGGGTCCGGGCCGCGTTCGTGGCGGCCGGCACCTTCGTCGGCACCTTCCTGATCGGCGCGCTGGTGCTCCCGGACGCCACCCGCGGCTTCTGGACCAAGTACATGTTCGACTCCAGCCGGGTCGGCAGCACCGTCATCGTCGACAACCAGTCGCTGCGCGGCCTGATCGCCCGGCAGATGCACGTCGCCAACCCCGGCACCGTCGCCTCCGTGCTCGGCGTCCTGGTCGCCGGCGCCGGACTCTCCGTCGCCGTCTGGGCGCACCGCAGCGCCCGCTGGTCGCCGCGCGCCGACGCCTGGAGCGTCTGCACCGCGCTGGTCACCGCCGTCCTGGTCTCCCCGATCAGCTGGACCCACCACTGGGTGTGGTGCGTCCCCGTGCTGGTGCTGCTCGCCGCCGAGGCCGCGCACGAGCAGTCCCGCCCGGCCGCCGTCCGCCGCCTGCGCTGGCGGCCGATCTTCGGCCTGACCCTGGTCGGCTTCCTGTCCTTCTCGATGTGGGTCGTCCCGCACAAGGGCGACCTGGACCTGCACCTCTCCGTGCTCAAGCAGTTCCCGGCGGGCGTCTACCCGCTGATCGGACTCTGCTTCCTCGCCGCCGCCGCACTCCGGATCCGCTCCCGGCGGCTCGCGGCCGGCGCCCCGCTGGTGCGCGTCCCCGCCCCGCGCGCCGAGGCGGACGGCATCGCCAGCGCCGGCGCGCAGAAGGCCCCCGCGGCCCGCTGA
- a CDS encoding SsgA family sporulation/cell division regulator — MAGQSTGVVEQELELNLVLSPERSVPVAARLSYGSHDPFAVYVTFHLDSGTPVTWVFARELLVEGTFRPCGQGDVRIWPTRSGRRSVLCMALSSPAGDALLEAPLPTVAAWLERAHRLVPPGAELEAMDLDGSLAELLA; from the coding sequence ATGGCCGGACAGTCGACCGGAGTGGTGGAGCAGGAGCTGGAGCTGAACCTGGTGCTGTCGCCGGAGCGCAGCGTCCCGGTGGCGGCCCGGTTGTCGTACGGGAGCCACGACCCGTTCGCGGTGTACGTGACCTTCCACCTGGACAGCGGGACGCCGGTGACCTGGGTGTTCGCCCGCGAGCTGCTGGTGGAGGGGACGTTCCGGCCGTGCGGGCAGGGCGACGTGCGGATCTGGCCGACCCGCTCGGGGCGGCGCAGCGTGCTGTGCATGGCGCTGAGCTCGCCGGCCGGCGACGCGCTGTTGGAGGCGCCGCTGCCGACGGTGGCGGCCTGGCTGGAGCGGGCGCACCGGCTGGTGCCGCCGGGGGCGGAGCTGGAGGCGATGGACCTCGACGGGTCACTGGCGGAGCTGCTGGCGTGA
- a CDS encoding WXG100 family type VII secretion target translates to MRQSIDGESGTTDFSVHSHGELISMVKSMKSAEVMAAADPWRRAAETLDKVSEALRTATTDATSTWQGSSSEAFSAHVTELASQVEAASSYAHDAAGTLELMSIEIDTARNSMPDKPGFFDTVTDAVGDAAQQAVGIDNYETQHTIAESRKEEAVGVMRILAANYKAATGYLRVPNGSRWEDSKENVSSDSSGQAGLIAAIAAAGLGTYQPGARVSGSAGSQTSSKGLSTSRAPQAPKVQPAVVRPTDAGISGGTANAVSQPKGPGTGIDGIQGGVRGGTVSAGGSGGVHAPAGGNGLSGGVGGSAGQGGGTLGSGTGLGVSRAGFSGSSAAKAGTFGSGGLNSGSTATGGAGAAGRAGGAGSGGAGAGGLGGGAGSGSGGGAPKGRSSSGLAGKAGGVVGETSQGGAGGRAFSQGGSGIGRNRFGQGATGGAGQAGAVGQGGAAGNGAGMAGQGQGSKRAKKGTTDRPDYLVEDEETWASGGNANPNVVE, encoded by the coding sequence GTGAGGCAATCGATTGACGGCGAGAGCGGGACCACCGACTTCTCCGTCCACAGCCATGGTGAGCTGATCTCCATGGTCAAGTCCATGAAATCGGCCGAGGTCATGGCTGCGGCAGACCCTTGGCGCCGCGCGGCCGAAACCCTGGACAAGGTCAGCGAGGCGCTGAGGACGGCTACCACGGATGCCACCAGCACCTGGCAGGGAAGCAGCAGCGAGGCGTTCAGCGCGCACGTCACGGAACTGGCCAGTCAGGTCGAGGCCGCTTCTTCCTACGCGCACGATGCCGCTGGGACGCTGGAGCTGATGTCCATCGAGATTGACACGGCCAGGAACAGCATGCCCGACAAGCCGGGCTTCTTCGACACGGTGACCGACGCGGTCGGTGACGCCGCCCAGCAGGCGGTCGGGATCGACAACTACGAGACCCAGCACACCATCGCCGAATCGCGCAAGGAAGAAGCGGTGGGGGTGATGAGGATCCTGGCAGCCAACTACAAGGCTGCCACCGGTTACCTGAGGGTCCCCAACGGCTCTCGATGGGAAGACTCCAAGGAAAATGTCTCGTCGGACAGCAGCGGGCAGGCCGGCCTCATCGCGGCGATCGCCGCTGCGGGTCTCGGCACCTACCAGCCCGGCGCACGGGTAAGCGGTTCTGCCGGGTCCCAGACCTCCTCCAAGGGCTTGTCCACCAGCCGTGCACCGCAGGCGCCGAAGGTCCAGCCTGCTGTGGTTCGTCCGACCGACGCGGGGATCTCCGGGGGAACGGCCAACGCCGTTTCCCAGCCGAAGGGCCCGGGCACGGGCATCGACGGCATCCAAGGTGGTGTGCGGGGCGGGACCGTGTCGGCCGGTGGTTCCGGTGGGGTACACGCCCCGGCCGGCGGTAACGGCTTGAGTGGTGGCGTCGGCGGCTCTGCGGGGCAGGGCGGGGGCACCCTGGGCAGCGGTACCGGCCTTGGTGTCAGCCGTGCCGGTTTCAGTGGCAGCAGTGCCGCGAAAGCCGGCACGTTCGGCTCCGGAGGCTTGAACAGCGGTAGCACCGCTACCGGCGGCGCGGGCGCTGCCGGACGTGCTGGGGGCGCGGGAAGCGGTGGCGCCGGCGCCGGGGGCCTCGGCGGTGGTGCCGGCAGTGGCAGTGGTGGCGGAGCCCCCAAGGGGCGATCCAGCAGCGGACTGGCCGGCAAGGCCGGTGGTGTCGTCGGTGAGACCTCGCAGGGCGGGGCCGGCGGGCGTGCGTTCTCCCAGGGCGGCTCCGGTATCGGTCGGAACCGCTTCGGTCAGGGCGCCACTGGTGGTGCGGGCCAGGCTGGGGCGGTCGGCCAGGGCGGTGCCGCCGGAAACGGTGCCGGAATGGCCGGTCAGGGCCAGGGCAGCAAGCGCGCCAAGAAGGGCACCACGGACCGCCCGGATTACCTGGTGGAGGACGAGGAGACCTGGGCCTCCGGCGGGAACGCCAACCCGAACGTAGTGGAATGA
- a CDS encoding DinB family protein translates to MITPDTKDWTWVLERPCADCGLDTPAVGFAEVPGMIRTNAEFWVGLLGGAREALGERPADGVWSPLEYACHVRDVFRLFDVRLRLMLAEDGPLFANWDQDATAVEERYREQDPAVVAVELAAAAEKLARSFESVGDADRQRTGDRSDGARFTVESFARYLIHDPVHHRHDVAG, encoded by the coding sequence ATGATCACTCCTGACACCAAGGACTGGACCTGGGTCCTCGAACGTCCCTGCGCGGACTGCGGGTTGGACACTCCGGCGGTCGGCTTCGCGGAGGTGCCCGGCATGATCCGGACCAACGCGGAGTTCTGGGTCGGGCTGCTGGGCGGGGCGCGGGAGGCGCTGGGCGAGCGTCCGGCGGACGGGGTGTGGTCGCCGCTCGAGTACGCCTGCCACGTCCGGGACGTGTTCCGGCTGTTCGACGTGCGGCTGCGGCTGATGCTGGCCGAGGACGGCCCGTTGTTCGCCAACTGGGACCAGGACGCCACCGCCGTCGAGGAGCGCTACCGGGAGCAGGACCCGGCCGTCGTCGCGGTCGAACTGGCGGCGGCAGCCGAGAAGTTGGCGCGTTCCTTCGAGTCGGTCGGGGATGCCGACCGGCAGCGCACCGGTGACCGCAGCGACGGTGCCCGGTTCACCGTGGAGTCCTTCGCCCGGTACCTGATCCACGACCCGGTGCACCACCGCCACGATGTGGCGGGCTGA